From Toxotes jaculatrix isolate fToxJac2 chromosome 1, fToxJac2.pri, whole genome shotgun sequence, a single genomic window includes:
- the sall1a gene encoding sal-like protein 1a isoform X1, with protein sequence MSRRKQAKPQHFQSDPHLPLSEHNGDAELCSEDPPCKESDAHVCSRCCAEFFELSDLEEHQKNCTKNQLVLIVNENPASPAGTFSPGSPPHNPDDQMNDTANNTDQTECSDLLERNTLEKDESMDVDVSGMSSGHEEEGSHTESGSPINTVSSHGGRGSTGPAVGTSAISAPLPQLSNLTELGNFSMINSNVIIENLQSTKVAVAQFSQETRSTGGPRVAVPALMEQLLALQQQQIHQLQLIEQIRHQILLLASQSPEMQVPPTSAPGTMGPAASPLTTLSSHLSQQLAAAAGLAQNLASQSASISSLKQLAAAAQLPQSNPSTSETSQSISTLGPSTVNAQSSDKRPSHMSSLDSQLSNSSLAKSSTPAFGIGSLLSSAVNPLLPQPPPGNPMFSSSLPSVGTTVEDLNSLAALAQQRKGKPPNVTSFEHKSSSDDAFFKHKCRFCGKVFGSDSALQIHLRSHTGERPYKCNICGNRFSTRGNLKVHFQRHKEKYPHIQMNPYPVPEHLDNIPTSTGIPYGMSMPPEKPVTSWLDSKPVLPTLTSSVGMLLPPTMPSLPHFIKKEDHSIAITSPSVTAKSDSGAAEPSAKSNDGVSEEGEGATLPTSNGKTEEGSHSSGFMTNVSSASESTAEYTTSNSPPMMTNPLMPLMSDQFKAKFPFGGILEPLQGSETSKLQQLVENIDRKVTDPNECVICHRVLSCQSALKMHYRTHTGERPFKCKICGRAFTTKGNLKTHYSVHRAMPPLRVQHSCPICQKKFTNAVVLQQHIRMHMGGQIPNTPLPESYPESMASDTGSFEERNFDDLDNFSDDNIEGMEEGPDSSVPDTPRSADASHDSLCNSPAPPETVSQEGQEKNGQENAQNNETEELQASQVKAMANGLVEGDCLTNDSSSLGGDVESQSAGSPAVSESTSSMQAPSPTSMQPQPRKSPSLEERHQRALSLEHTSASLLHSHPSNIGALDLTSVNPSKEQMGMIFPFRERNTIKNTSCDICGKTFACQSALDIHYRSHTKERPFICTACNRGFSTKGNLKQHMLTHQMRDLPSQLFEPSNTSLSSSPTPSLLSVGSLNKPEVNGFLHGLHPDKDMPPGLVTSSASSSPVLSAAPPRRTPKQHFCNTCGKCFSSSSALQIHERTHTGEKPFACSICGRAFTTKGNLKVHMGTHMWNSAPARRGRRLSVDGPMAFLGTNPVKFPEIFQKDMASRASNGDPASFWNQYAAAFSNGLAMKTNEISVIQNGGIPPMSGGVGNGGSSPIGGLTGSLDKLHSMEPNAALAGLEKMANTENGAHFRFTRFMEDNKEIVTS encoded by the exons ATGTCGCGGAGGAAACAAGCGAAGCCGCAACACTTCCAATCCGACCCTCATCTGCCTTTATCGGAACACAATG gGGACGCAGAACTTTGCTCAGAGGACCCCCCCTGCAAGGAGTCAGACGCCCATGTCTGTAGCAGATGTTGTGCTGAATTCTTTGAACTATCAGATCTTGAGGAGCACCAGAAGAATTGCACTAAGAATCAGTTAGTTCTGATAGTGAATGAAAATCCTGCCTCCCCCGCCGGAACTTTCTCGCCCGGGTCTCCTCCCCATAATCCCGATGACCAGATGAATGACACAGCTAATAACACTGATCAAACAGAGTGCAGTGACCTTCTGGAGCGTAACACTCTTGAAAAAGACGAATCCATGGACGTGGACGTTTCCGGGATGAGCAGTGGTCATGAAGAGGAAGGCAGTCATACAGAGAGCGGGAGCCCCATCAACACAGTCAGCAGCCATGGTGGCAGGGGCTCCACTGGTCCTGCAGTAGGTACTTCAGCTATCTCCGCCCCTCTACCTCAGCTCAGTAACCTGACTGAACTGGGAAACTTCTCCATGATCAACAGCAATGTCATAATTGAAAATCTTCAGAGCACCAAAGTGGCTGTGGCCCAGTTCTCCCAAGAGACCCGTTCCACTGGGGGCCCCAGGGTGGCAGTGCCAGCCCTGATGGAGCAACTCCTAGCCCTGCAACAGCAACAGATACACCAGCTGCAGCTTATCGAGCAGATTCGCCATCAGATACTGCTGCTGGCCTCCCAGTCCCCAGAAATGCAGGTGCCCCCAACTTCTGCTCCAGGCACAATGGGACCAGCTGCCAGCCCACTGACCACACTCAGCTCACATCTCTCCCAACAGCTGGCTGCAGCCGCAGGCCTAGCGCAGAACCTGGCTAGTCAGTCAGCCAGTATTAGCAGCCTAAAGCAGCTGGCTGCAGCGGCACAGCTACCTCAGTCCAACCCAAGCACCAGTGAGACATCTCAGAGCATTAGCACACTGGGGCCGTCGACAGTCAATGCCCAGTCATCTGACAAGAGGCCGAGTCATATGAGTAGCCTCGACTCGCAGCTCAGCAACTCCTCTCTAGCTAAGTCATCCACGCCAGCATTTGGAATAGGTAGCTTGTTAAGCTCTGCAGTGAATCCCCTTCTACCTCAGCCCCCACCTGGAAACCCCATGTTCTCCAGCTCTCTGCCGAGTGTTGGCACCACCGTAGAGGACCTCAACTCTTTAGCAGCTTTGGCTCAGCAGAGGAAAGGCAAGCCGCCAAATGTCACTTCATTTGAACACAAGAGCAGCTCTGATGATGCTTTCTTCAAGCATAAGTGCAGGTTTTGTGGCAAGGTGTTTGGGAGTGACAGTGCCTTGCAAATCCACCTGCGCTCCCACACTGGTGAGAGACCATACAAGTGTAATATCTGCGGCAACCGCTTCTCCACCCGTGGTAACCTGAAGGTACATTTCCAGCGTCATAAAGAAAAATACCCACACATCCAGATGAACCCCTACCCTGTTCCTGAGCATTTAGACAACATACCAACAAGCACCGGCATTCCATACGGCATGTCTATGCCCCCTGAAAAACCTGTAACCAGCTGGTTGGACAGCAAACCAGTTTTGCCCACTCTGACTTCCTCAGTTGGCATGCTGCTGCCACCAACCATGCCGAGCCTGCCACATTTCATCAAAAAGGAAGATCATTCAATAGCCATAACTAGCCCTTCTGTTACTGCAAAGAGTGACTCAGGTGCTGCTGAGCCTTCAGCTAAAAGTAATGATGGAGTGTCTGAAGAGGGTGAAGGTGCAACTCTGCCTACCTCAAATGGGAAAACTGAAGAAGGCAGCCACTCCTCAGGCTTCATGACAAATGTGAGCTCTGCTTCAGAGAGCACAGCTGAGTACACAACATCTAACAGCCCGCCCATGATGACCAACCCACTCATGCCACTTATGTCTGATCAGTTCAAGGCTAAGTTCCCCTTTGGGGGCATTCTGGAGCCTCTCCAGGGGTCAGAGACCTCCAAGCTTCAGCAGCTTGTGGAGAACATTGACAGGAAGGTGACAGACCCAAATGAATGTGTCATCTGTCACCGGGTGCTGAGCTGCCAAAGTGCTCTGAAAATGCACTACCGCACTCACACTGGGGAAAGGCCCTTTAAGTGTAAAATCTGTGGCAGGGCATTTACCACCAAGGGGAATCTTAAGACCCACTACAGCGTCCACAGGGCCATGCCTCCTCTTAGAGTCCAACACTCCTGCCCTATCTGCCAGAAGAAGTTCACAAATGCTGTGGTTCTACAGCAGCATATTCGCATGCACATGGGTGGGCAGATCCCCAACACCCCTCTGCCAGAGAGCTACCCAGAGTCCATGGCCTCTGACACCGGCTCATTTGAGGAGAGAAACTTCGATGACCTGGACAACTTCTCTGACGACAACATTGAAGGAATGGAGGAGGGCCCAGATAGCAGTGTGCCAGACACACCCAGGTCTGCTGATGCCTCCCATGACAGTCTGTGTAACTCCCCAGCTCCCCCTGAGACAGTTAGCCAGGAGGGGCAAGAAAAAAATGGCCAAGAGAATGCTCAGAATAATGAAACAGAAGAGCTACAAGCCAGCCAAGTGAAGGCAATGGCAAATGGCTTAGTTGAGGGGGATTGCCTCACCAATGACTCCTCGTCACTGGGAGGGGATGTTGAAAGCCAAAGCGCCGGCAGTCCAGCTGTGTCAGAATCTACCTCCTCCATGCAGGCGCCATCCCCCACTAGCATGCAGCCACAACCACGTAAATCCCCCAGCCTTGAAGAAAGGCACCAGAGGGCCTTATCCTTGGAGCACACCAGTGCAAGCCTCTTGCACTCTCACCCCTCCAACATCGGAGCACTGGACCTGACATCTGTCAATCCCTCGAAAGAGCAGATGGGCATGATATTCCCCTTCCGTGAGCGTAACACCATCAAGAACACATCCTGTGACATCTGTGGGAAGACCTTTGCTTGTCAGAGTGCCTTGGACATTCACTATCGAAGCCATACCAAAGAACGACCATTTATTTGCACGGCCTGTAACAGAGGTTTCTCCACCAAGGGCAACCTCAAGCAGCATATGCTAACCCATCAAATGAGAGACCTGCCGTCACAGCTCTTTGAGCCGTCAAACACCAGCCTGTCCTCCAGCCCAaccccttccctcctctctgtaggCTCTCTTAACAAACCTGAAGTCAATGGCTTCCTCCATGGCCTCCACCCAGACAAGGATATGCCCCCTGGCTTGGTCACATCATCTGCCTCCTCTTCACCAGTGCTTTCCGCTGCTCCACCACGCAGGACGCCCAAGCAACACTTCTGTAACACCTGTGGGaagtgtttctcctcctccagtgcTCTACAGATCCACGAGAGAACTCACACAGGGGAGAAACCCTTCGCTTGCAGTATCTGTGGTCGGGCTTTCACCACCAAAGGAAACCTCAAG GTTCACATGGGCACACACATGTGGAACAGCGCTCCTGCCAGACGAGGCCGCAGGCTCTCTGTGGATGGGCCAATGGCCTTCCTGGGTACCAACCCAGTCAAGTTTCCTGAGATCTTCCAGAAGGACATGGCGTCAAGGGCAAGCAACGGGGACCCGGCCAGTTTCTGGAACCAGTATGCTGCAGCCTTCTCCAATGGCCTTGCTATGAAGACAAATGAAATCTCTGTCATCCAGAATGGAGGCATCCCACCAATGTCAGGTGGTGTTGGAAATGGGGGTAGCTCCCCCATTGGTGGCCTGACAGGCAGCCTAGACAAGCTACACAGCATGGAGCCCAACGCTGCTCTTGCAGGTCTGGAGAAAATGGCAAACACAGAGAATGGGGCCCACTTCCGTTTCACGCGGTTCATGGAGGACAATAAAGAAATTGTCACCAGTTAG
- the sall1a gene encoding sal-like protein 1a isoform X2 — translation MNDTANNTDQTECSDLLERNTLEKDESMDVDVSGMSSGHEEEGSHTESGSPINTVSSHGGRGSTGPAVGTSAISAPLPQLSNLTELGNFSMINSNVIIENLQSTKVAVAQFSQETRSTGGPRVAVPALMEQLLALQQQQIHQLQLIEQIRHQILLLASQSPEMQVPPTSAPGTMGPAASPLTTLSSHLSQQLAAAAGLAQNLASQSASISSLKQLAAAAQLPQSNPSTSETSQSISTLGPSTVNAQSSDKRPSHMSSLDSQLSNSSLAKSSTPAFGIGSLLSSAVNPLLPQPPPGNPMFSSSLPSVGTTVEDLNSLAALAQQRKGKPPNVTSFEHKSSSDDAFFKHKCRFCGKVFGSDSALQIHLRSHTGERPYKCNICGNRFSTRGNLKVHFQRHKEKYPHIQMNPYPVPEHLDNIPTSTGIPYGMSMPPEKPVTSWLDSKPVLPTLTSSVGMLLPPTMPSLPHFIKKEDHSIAITSPSVTAKSDSGAAEPSAKSNDGVSEEGEGATLPTSNGKTEEGSHSSGFMTNVSSASESTAEYTTSNSPPMMTNPLMPLMSDQFKAKFPFGGILEPLQGSETSKLQQLVENIDRKVTDPNECVICHRVLSCQSALKMHYRTHTGERPFKCKICGRAFTTKGNLKTHYSVHRAMPPLRVQHSCPICQKKFTNAVVLQQHIRMHMGGQIPNTPLPESYPESMASDTGSFEERNFDDLDNFSDDNIEGMEEGPDSSVPDTPRSADASHDSLCNSPAPPETVSQEGQEKNGQENAQNNETEELQASQVKAMANGLVEGDCLTNDSSSLGGDVESQSAGSPAVSESTSSMQAPSPTSMQPQPRKSPSLEERHQRALSLEHTSASLLHSHPSNIGALDLTSVNPSKEQMGMIFPFRERNTIKNTSCDICGKTFACQSALDIHYRSHTKERPFICTACNRGFSTKGNLKQHMLTHQMRDLPSQLFEPSNTSLSSSPTPSLLSVGSLNKPEVNGFLHGLHPDKDMPPGLVTSSASSSPVLSAAPPRRTPKQHFCNTCGKCFSSSSALQIHERTHTGEKPFACSICGRAFTTKGNLKVHMGTHMWNSAPARRGRRLSVDGPMAFLGTNPVKFPEIFQKDMASRASNGDPASFWNQYAAAFSNGLAMKTNEISVIQNGGIPPMSGGVGNGGSSPIGGLTGSLDKLHSMEPNAALAGLEKMANTENGAHFRFTRFMEDNKEIVTS, via the exons ATGAATGACACAGCTAATAACACTGATCAAACAGAGTGCAGTGACCTTCTGGAGCGTAACACTCTTGAAAAAGACGAATCCATGGACGTGGACGTTTCCGGGATGAGCAGTGGTCATGAAGAGGAAGGCAGTCATACAGAGAGCGGGAGCCCCATCAACACAGTCAGCAGCCATGGTGGCAGGGGCTCCACTGGTCCTGCAGTAGGTACTTCAGCTATCTCCGCCCCTCTACCTCAGCTCAGTAACCTGACTGAACTGGGAAACTTCTCCATGATCAACAGCAATGTCATAATTGAAAATCTTCAGAGCACCAAAGTGGCTGTGGCCCAGTTCTCCCAAGAGACCCGTTCCACTGGGGGCCCCAGGGTGGCAGTGCCAGCCCTGATGGAGCAACTCCTAGCCCTGCAACAGCAACAGATACACCAGCTGCAGCTTATCGAGCAGATTCGCCATCAGATACTGCTGCTGGCCTCCCAGTCCCCAGAAATGCAGGTGCCCCCAACTTCTGCTCCAGGCACAATGGGACCAGCTGCCAGCCCACTGACCACACTCAGCTCACATCTCTCCCAACAGCTGGCTGCAGCCGCAGGCCTAGCGCAGAACCTGGCTAGTCAGTCAGCCAGTATTAGCAGCCTAAAGCAGCTGGCTGCAGCGGCACAGCTACCTCAGTCCAACCCAAGCACCAGTGAGACATCTCAGAGCATTAGCACACTGGGGCCGTCGACAGTCAATGCCCAGTCATCTGACAAGAGGCCGAGTCATATGAGTAGCCTCGACTCGCAGCTCAGCAACTCCTCTCTAGCTAAGTCATCCACGCCAGCATTTGGAATAGGTAGCTTGTTAAGCTCTGCAGTGAATCCCCTTCTACCTCAGCCCCCACCTGGAAACCCCATGTTCTCCAGCTCTCTGCCGAGTGTTGGCACCACCGTAGAGGACCTCAACTCTTTAGCAGCTTTGGCTCAGCAGAGGAAAGGCAAGCCGCCAAATGTCACTTCATTTGAACACAAGAGCAGCTCTGATGATGCTTTCTTCAAGCATAAGTGCAGGTTTTGTGGCAAGGTGTTTGGGAGTGACAGTGCCTTGCAAATCCACCTGCGCTCCCACACTGGTGAGAGACCATACAAGTGTAATATCTGCGGCAACCGCTTCTCCACCCGTGGTAACCTGAAGGTACATTTCCAGCGTCATAAAGAAAAATACCCACACATCCAGATGAACCCCTACCCTGTTCCTGAGCATTTAGACAACATACCAACAAGCACCGGCATTCCATACGGCATGTCTATGCCCCCTGAAAAACCTGTAACCAGCTGGTTGGACAGCAAACCAGTTTTGCCCACTCTGACTTCCTCAGTTGGCATGCTGCTGCCACCAACCATGCCGAGCCTGCCACATTTCATCAAAAAGGAAGATCATTCAATAGCCATAACTAGCCCTTCTGTTACTGCAAAGAGTGACTCAGGTGCTGCTGAGCCTTCAGCTAAAAGTAATGATGGAGTGTCTGAAGAGGGTGAAGGTGCAACTCTGCCTACCTCAAATGGGAAAACTGAAGAAGGCAGCCACTCCTCAGGCTTCATGACAAATGTGAGCTCTGCTTCAGAGAGCACAGCTGAGTACACAACATCTAACAGCCCGCCCATGATGACCAACCCACTCATGCCACTTATGTCTGATCAGTTCAAGGCTAAGTTCCCCTTTGGGGGCATTCTGGAGCCTCTCCAGGGGTCAGAGACCTCCAAGCTTCAGCAGCTTGTGGAGAACATTGACAGGAAGGTGACAGACCCAAATGAATGTGTCATCTGTCACCGGGTGCTGAGCTGCCAAAGTGCTCTGAAAATGCACTACCGCACTCACACTGGGGAAAGGCCCTTTAAGTGTAAAATCTGTGGCAGGGCATTTACCACCAAGGGGAATCTTAAGACCCACTACAGCGTCCACAGGGCCATGCCTCCTCTTAGAGTCCAACACTCCTGCCCTATCTGCCAGAAGAAGTTCACAAATGCTGTGGTTCTACAGCAGCATATTCGCATGCACATGGGTGGGCAGATCCCCAACACCCCTCTGCCAGAGAGCTACCCAGAGTCCATGGCCTCTGACACCGGCTCATTTGAGGAGAGAAACTTCGATGACCTGGACAACTTCTCTGACGACAACATTGAAGGAATGGAGGAGGGCCCAGATAGCAGTGTGCCAGACACACCCAGGTCTGCTGATGCCTCCCATGACAGTCTGTGTAACTCCCCAGCTCCCCCTGAGACAGTTAGCCAGGAGGGGCAAGAAAAAAATGGCCAAGAGAATGCTCAGAATAATGAAACAGAAGAGCTACAAGCCAGCCAAGTGAAGGCAATGGCAAATGGCTTAGTTGAGGGGGATTGCCTCACCAATGACTCCTCGTCACTGGGAGGGGATGTTGAAAGCCAAAGCGCCGGCAGTCCAGCTGTGTCAGAATCTACCTCCTCCATGCAGGCGCCATCCCCCACTAGCATGCAGCCACAACCACGTAAATCCCCCAGCCTTGAAGAAAGGCACCAGAGGGCCTTATCCTTGGAGCACACCAGTGCAAGCCTCTTGCACTCTCACCCCTCCAACATCGGAGCACTGGACCTGACATCTGTCAATCCCTCGAAAGAGCAGATGGGCATGATATTCCCCTTCCGTGAGCGTAACACCATCAAGAACACATCCTGTGACATCTGTGGGAAGACCTTTGCTTGTCAGAGTGCCTTGGACATTCACTATCGAAGCCATACCAAAGAACGACCATTTATTTGCACGGCCTGTAACAGAGGTTTCTCCACCAAGGGCAACCTCAAGCAGCATATGCTAACCCATCAAATGAGAGACCTGCCGTCACAGCTCTTTGAGCCGTCAAACACCAGCCTGTCCTCCAGCCCAaccccttccctcctctctgtaggCTCTCTTAACAAACCTGAAGTCAATGGCTTCCTCCATGGCCTCCACCCAGACAAGGATATGCCCCCTGGCTTGGTCACATCATCTGCCTCCTCTTCACCAGTGCTTTCCGCTGCTCCACCACGCAGGACGCCCAAGCAACACTTCTGTAACACCTGTGGGaagtgtttctcctcctccagtgcTCTACAGATCCACGAGAGAACTCACACAGGGGAGAAACCCTTCGCTTGCAGTATCTGTGGTCGGGCTTTCACCACCAAAGGAAACCTCAAG GTTCACATGGGCACACACATGTGGAACAGCGCTCCTGCCAGACGAGGCCGCAGGCTCTCTGTGGATGGGCCAATGGCCTTCCTGGGTACCAACCCAGTCAAGTTTCCTGAGATCTTCCAGAAGGACATGGCGTCAAGGGCAAGCAACGGGGACCCGGCCAGTTTCTGGAACCAGTATGCTGCAGCCTTCTCCAATGGCCTTGCTATGAAGACAAATGAAATCTCTGTCATCCAGAATGGAGGCATCCCACCAATGTCAGGTGGTGTTGGAAATGGGGGTAGCTCCCCCATTGGTGGCCTGACAGGCAGCCTAGACAAGCTACACAGCATGGAGCCCAACGCTGCTCTTGCAGGTCTGGAGAAAATGGCAAACACAGAGAATGGGGCCCACTTCCGTTTCACGCGGTTCATGGAGGACAATAAAGAAATTGTCACCAGTTAG